A genomic segment from Saprospiraceae bacterium encodes:
- a CDS encoding class I SAM-dependent methyltransferase — translation MFEYHKDKQRYFDMQYLTARDFIIPFIEEKRPLQNQDRVLEIGCAEAGVLKAFVERNLSCYGIDLSPSRIEAAKHFQQEAFGLGKLKFLSKNIYDIQLKYDLDGPFDIILLKDVIEHIPNQEQFIQQLKSFLNPGGVIFFGFPPWQMPFGGHQQMAQSKLLSKLPWFHLLPKFIYKKLLEWGGQDAITLNEFMEIKETGISIERFEKIIKQNQFQVLNRKLFFTNPIYKFKFNVEPKSVLPGLNAIPYFRNYYTTAVYYLIA, via the coding sequence ATGTTTGAATACCATAAAGATAAACAACGCTATTTTGACATGCAGTATCTCACTGCAAGAGATTTTATTATTCCATTTATAGAAGAAAAACGTCCACTTCAAAATCAGGATCGGGTTTTAGAAATTGGATGCGCAGAGGCAGGTGTTTTAAAGGCATTTGTTGAAAGAAACCTATCCTGTTATGGCATTGATTTAAGTCCTTCACGTATTGAAGCAGCCAAACATTTTCAACAAGAAGCATTTGGTTTGGGTAAATTAAAATTCCTTTCAAAAAATATTTATGACATCCAACTTAAATATGATTTGGATGGTCCGTTTGATATCATCTTATTAAAGGATGTGATTGAGCACATTCCAAATCAGGAGCAATTTATTCAGCAATTGAAAAGTTTTTTAAATCCCGGTGGAGTAATATTTTTTGGATTCCCTCCCTGGCAAATGCCTTTTGGCGGGCATCAACAAATGGCACAGTCAAAGCTCCTGAGCAAATTGCCCTGGTTTCATCTCTTGCCAAAATTCATTTACAAAAAACTATTGGAGTGGGGTGGCCAAGATGCCATCACCCTCAATGAATTTATGGAAATAAAAGAAACCGGAATTTCCATTGAACGCTTTGAAAAAATAATCAAACAAAATCAATTTCAAGTTTTAAACAGAAAGCTTTTCTTCACCAACCCCATCTACAAATTTAAATTTAATGTAGAACCCAAATCAGTTCTTCCGGGTTTAAATGCCATTCCTTATTTTAGAAATTACTACACCACAGCAGTGTATTATTTGATTGCCTGA
- a CDS encoding glyceraldehyde-3-phosphate dehydrogenase, whose protein sequence is MSIVNQNEKIELALKDWREKEKNALELSKIVGDLRFDRSIELVIFRKDLYDVRPSQIISDHLFAKNYIDKPLDLDLSLEIARIIFKMDELGPSRIDIGKLASEWETQQKHFDSLDHFIKDRLQSGLQIGNVGFEPKDVVLYGFGRIGRLVARRLISSTGSGEQLRLKAIVVRAGMKNQFEEVHKRLALLESDSIHGSFPGAIEVSPDGTEAIINGNRIRMIFAASPAEINYEDYGIHDALLIDNTGMFDTREKLSAHLRPGISEIILTAPGKDIPNIVVGVNTQEADNVDENIFCAASCTTNAIVPIIQVIDQAFGIEKGHLETVHAYTSDQNLLDNFHRKPRRGRGAPINMVITSTGAASAVAKVLPHLKGKLTGNAVRVPVPNVSLAILNLTLEKPTNLEEILAKLRHASLYGDLVEQLQYSTSNEYVSSNAVGTTCASVVDAPSTIVSADGKTVTIYAWYDNEFGYTCQVVRLAKHVAKVRRYTYY, encoded by the coding sequence ATGTCTATCGTTAACCAAAACGAAAAAATTGAACTCGCACTAAAGGACTGGCGGGAAAAGGAAAAAAATGCACTTGAGTTAAGTAAAATCGTTGGCGACCTGCGTTTTGACCGTTCGATTGAATTGGTCATTTTTCGCAAGGATCTTTACGACGTGCGTCCCAGTCAAATTATCAGCGACCACCTCTTTGCAAAGAATTATATTGACAAACCCCTTGACCTTGATTTAAGCCTGGAGATTGCCCGCATTATTTTTAAAATGGATGAACTGGGCCCGTCACGGATAGACATTGGAAAATTAGCCTCCGAATGGGAAACACAGCAAAAGCATTTCGATAGCTTAGACCATTTTATAAAAGACCGTCTGCAATCGGGTTTGCAAATTGGTAATGTTGGATTTGAACCCAAAGACGTTGTTTTGTATGGATTTGGTCGAATCGGCCGATTGGTTGCGCGCAGATTGATTTCATCAACCGGAAGTGGCGAACAATTGCGATTAAAAGCCATCGTTGTGAGGGCAGGCATGAAAAATCAATTTGAAGAAGTGCATAAGCGATTGGCGCTTTTGGAAAGTGATTCAATCCATGGAAGTTTTCCCGGGGCTATTGAAGTAAGCCCGGACGGAACAGAAGCGATCATCAATGGAAATCGAATCAGAATGATCTTTGCTGCATCACCTGCGGAAATTAATTATGAAGATTATGGCATTCATGATGCACTCCTGATTGATAATACAGGAATGTTTGATACGCGTGAAAAATTATCCGCTCATCTTAGACCCGGTATTTCTGAAATAATTTTAACGGCTCCAGGAAAAGACATTCCCAACATCGTAGTAGGTGTCAACACCCAGGAAGCAGACAATGTAGATGAAAATATTTTTTGTGCAGCTTCCTGTACCACCAATGCAATCGTTCCAATTATTCAAGTAATAGATCAGGCATTCGGAATTGAAAAAGGACATTTGGAAACTGTTCATGCTTATACCAGTGACCAAAACTTGTTGGATAATTTTCACCGCAAACCGAGAAGAGGTCGCGGCGCACCGATCAATATGGTAATCACAAGCACAGGTGCAGCAAGTGCCGTTGCAAAAGTATTGCCTCATCTTAAAGGTAAATTAACCGGCAATGCCGTTCGCGTTCCGGTACCAAATGTTTCATTGGCAATTTTGAATCTGACTTTGGAAAAACCAACCAACCTGGAAGAAATCCTTGCCAAATTGCGTCATGCAAGTCTGTATGGGGATTTGGTTGAACAACTTCAGTATTCAACTTCAAACGAATACGTTTCCAGCAATGCAGTAGGTACTACCTGTGCTTCTGTTGTAGATGCACCGTCCACCATCGTTTCAGCAGATGGAAAAACAGTGACCATTTATGCCTGGTATGATAATGAATTTGGATATACCTGTCAGGTTGTAAGACTTGCAAAACACGTAGCTAAAGTGAGACGCTATACGTATTACTAG
- a CDS encoding sigma-70 family RNA polymerase sigma factor yields the protein MRQLKITKSITNRESQSLEKYLQEIGKVDLLTPEEEVDLAKKIKQGDQLSLERLTKANLRFVVSVAKQYQNQGLSLSDLINEGNLGLIKAAQRFDETRGFKFISYAVWWIRQSILQALAEQSRIVRLPLNKVGSLNKINRAFSELEQEFEREPSAEELATLLEIPTEEVETTMGVAARHVSMDAPFVEGEDNSLLDVLENDSTPATDAKLEFKDSLRQEIERALGTLTDRQADVIKLYFGIGVEHPESLEDIGDKFGLTRERVRQIKDKAINKLRSASRSKLLKQYLG from the coding sequence ATGAGGCAGTTAAAGATTACGAAATCCATCACCAATCGGGAAAGTCAGTCTCTCGAAAAATATTTACAGGAAATTGGAAAAGTAGATCTTTTGACTCCAGAGGAAGAGGTAGATTTAGCAAAAAAGATTAAACAAGGGGATCAGCTTTCCCTTGAACGACTCACTAAAGCAAACCTCCGTTTTGTGGTTTCAGTCGCAAAACAATATCAAAACCAGGGTCTTTCTCTTTCAGATTTGATCAATGAAGGCAATTTAGGTTTGATTAAAGCCGCTCAGCGTTTTGATGAAACCAGGGGATTTAAATTTATCTCCTATGCGGTGTGGTGGATTCGTCAATCCATACTTCAGGCATTAGCCGAACAATCACGGATTGTGCGTCTCCCATTAAACAAAGTGGGTTCTTTAAATAAAATTAACCGTGCTTTTTCTGAACTCGAACAAGAATTTGAACGGGAACCCTCTGCAGAGGAGTTGGCTACTTTGCTGGAGATTCCAACAGAAGAGGTGGAAACAACCATGGGTGTAGCAGCACGCCACGTGTCCATGGATGCACCTTTCGTGGAAGGTGAAGACAATTCTTTGTTGGATGTTCTGGAAAACGACAGCACACCTGCCACCGATGCAAAGCTGGAGTTCAAAGATTCTTTACGTCAAGAAATTGAACGGGCTCTTGGCACTTTAACAGATCGCCAGGCAGATGTCATCAAATTGTATTTTGGAATTGGTGTAGAGCATCCTGAGTCTCTTGAAGATATTGGGGATAAATTTGGATTAACCCGCGAACGGGTGCGCCAGATTAAGGATAAAGCCATTAATAAACTGCGTTCAGCTTCCAGAAGTAAATTACTTAAACAATACCTCGGATAA
- a CDS encoding activator of HSP90 ATPase 1 family protein: MARVQFQTEFMFKSSPATLYLFTTEPTCMVRWFCDRVDNIGDQYTFDWEGDHEEATLVQDIEEELVRYRWNDREDEFLQFRIYKTDITNETILEVTDFCDDDEVKGQKDLWEVYIKKFKTFCGG, translated from the coding sequence ATGGCTAGAGTCCAATTTCAAACCGAGTTCATGTTTAAGTCATCGCCTGCGACGCTTTACCTTTTTACAACCGAACCCACCTGTATGGTACGTTGGTTTTGTGACCGGGTGGATAACATCGGTGACCAATATACCTTTGATTGGGAAGGAGATCACGAAGAGGCGACCCTTGTTCAAGATATCGAAGAAGAATTGGTAAGATACCGATGGAATGACCGGGAAGACGAATTTTTGCAATTCCGAATCTATAAGACAGATATAACCAATGAGACCATTTTGGAGGTGACCGATTTTTGTGATGACGATGAGGTAAAAGGTCAAAAAGATCTTTGGGAGGTTTATATCAAGAAATTTAAGACTTTTTGCGGAGGGTAA
- a CDS encoding enoyl-CoA hydratase/isomerase family protein codes for MNEVLKQYEHNVCILTINREQAMNALNHNVIDELNAAIDEIEAKTDELRGLIITGAGPKSFVAGADISEFVGLNRKEGIALGRKGQMLFSEIEKLNIPVIAAVNGFALGGGCELAMACHIRVAGSNAKFGQPEVNLGLIPGYGGTQRLIHYIGKGKAIEMLMTGDMITAEEAHRLGLVNHVVDPGKEVEKSLEIIQKIATKAPIAIQKVIKIVNSYFDFEMQGYESELDSFGNLMITKDANEGVDAFLNKRKPTFKGN; via the coding sequence ATGAATGAGGTATTAAAGCAATACGAACATAATGTCTGCATTTTGACAATCAATCGCGAGCAGGCGATGAATGCGTTAAATCATAATGTAATTGACGAATTAAATGCCGCAATCGATGAGATTGAGGCCAAAACAGATGAATTACGCGGCTTAATTATAACAGGCGCCGGTCCTAAATCTTTTGTTGCCGGGGCAGACATTTCTGAATTTGTAGGACTTAACAGAAAAGAAGGCATTGCGCTGGGACGAAAAGGCCAAATGTTGTTTTCGGAAATCGAAAAACTCAATATCCCTGTAATTGCAGCAGTAAATGGATTTGCGCTGGGAGGAGGTTGTGAATTGGCAATGGCCTGTCACATCCGGGTAGCAGGTTCCAATGCCAAATTTGGCCAACCGGAAGTAAATCTTGGATTGATTCCGGGATATGGAGGCACCCAAAGACTTATTCACTACATTGGAAAAGGAAAAGCAATCGAAATGTTGATGACAGGAGATATGATTACTGCAGAAGAAGCGCATCGTCTGGGTTTGGTAAATCACGTAGTTGATCCTGGAAAAGAAGTTGAAAAATCATTGGAGATCATCCAAAAAATTGCAACCAAAGCACCCATAGCCATCCAGAAAGTTATCAAAATTGTGAATTCATATTTTGATTTTGAAATGCAGGGATATGAATCAGAATTAGATTCATTTGGAAATTTAATGATTACCAAAGATGCAAATGAAGGGGTGGATGCTTTCTTAAATAAGCGCAAACCAACGTTCAAAGGAAATTAA